In Myxococcales bacterium, a single genomic region encodes these proteins:
- the lnt gene encoding apolipoprotein N-acyltransferase produces the protein MPLLLARHLRLPGARHAALGWLYARAEQRGASRPLAYALAFATTELLYPLLFPWYAAASLTPVPTLVQVAELGGPILVGLVLVAVNVAVSEVVLARLEGRGLDRRPLVVGAAALVGTLVYGWARIRSVDARMAASDAARVGIVQANMGLMQKRSNAAEGVQRHKDLTAKLKAEKNIDFVVWSESSVMYTFPEAVADVMLKERVTGGLGLPAIFGAVVYRSSADRERDVLFNTSFSTDERGRTTARYDKQYLLMFGEYLPLAETFPVLHKISPHSGRFSPGKTLDPLLVAVRGQTHKVSMLICYEDILPSFVRSAVRFAEPELLVNITNDAWFGDTAEPWQHLALAQLRAIEHRRFLVRSTNSGVSAVVDAAGRVVKKGGTFQVEALDAEIKWMKGQTVYGLVGDSPYYLMSATAFFLAFRRRRAPAKTADS, from the coding sequence TTGCCTCTTCTTCTTGCTCGTCATCTGCGCCTACCAGGGGCGCGCCACGCGGCGCTCGGGTGGCTCTACGCGCGCGCCGAACAGCGCGGAGCGTCCCGTCCCCTCGCCTACGCGCTGGCCTTCGCGACGACCGAGCTGCTCTATCCGCTGCTCTTTCCTTGGTACGCCGCCGCGAGCCTCACGCCGGTCCCGACGCTGGTCCAGGTGGCGGAGCTCGGCGGACCGATCCTCGTGGGCCTCGTCCTCGTCGCCGTCAACGTGGCCGTGAGCGAGGTCGTCCTGGCGCGCCTGGAAGGCCGCGGCCTCGACCGTCGCCCGCTCGTGGTGGGCGCTGCCGCCCTCGTTGGAACGCTCGTGTACGGTTGGGCGCGCATCCGCTCCGTCGACGCGCGCATGGCCGCATCGGACGCCGCGCGCGTCGGCATCGTCCAGGCAAACATGGGCCTCATGCAAAAGCGCAGCAACGCGGCGGAAGGTGTGCAGCGCCACAAGGACCTGACGGCGAAGCTGAAGGCCGAGAAGAACATCGACTTCGTCGTGTGGAGCGAGTCGTCGGTCATGTACACGTTCCCCGAGGCGGTCGCCGACGTGATGCTGAAGGAGCGCGTCACGGGGGGCCTCGGCCTGCCGGCGATCTTCGGCGCCGTGGTCTATCGTTCATCGGCCGATCGTGAGCGCGACGTCTTGTTCAACACGTCGTTCTCCACCGACGAGCGAGGGCGGACGACAGCGCGCTACGACAAGCAATACCTGCTCATGTTCGGCGAGTACCTGCCGCTCGCCGAGACGTTTCCCGTCCTCCACAAGATTTCGCCGCACAGCGGCCGCTTCTCCCCTGGCAAGACGCTCGACCCGCTCCTCGTGGCGGTGCGCGGTCAGACGCACAAGGTGTCGATGCTGATCTGCTACGAGGACATCTTGCCCTCGTTCGTGCGCTCCGCGGTGCGCTTCGCGGAGCCCGAGCTCTTGGTCAACATCACCAACGACGCCTGGTTCGGGGACACGGCCGAGCCCTGGCAACACCTGGCCCTCGCGCAGCTCCGTGCCATCGAACACCGGCGCTTCCTGGTTCGGAGCACGAACAGCGGCGTGAGCGCGGTGGTGGACGCTGCGGGGCGCGTCGTGAAGAAGGGTGGCACCTTTCAGGTCGAGGCCCTGGATGCGGAGATCAAGTGGATGAAGGGCCAAACCGTCTACGGCCTCGTGGGTGACAGCCCGTACTACCTGATGAGCGCGACCGCGTTCTTCTTGGCCTTTCGGCGCCGTCGTGCCCCGGCAAAGACCGCGGATTCATGA
- a CDS encoding FKBP-type peptidyl-prolyl cis-trans isomerase, whose translation MQISVPSCLLLASLIGCTSLTAPPAPEVINTDPAQVAAPAKVAPPASAALNPAAAQRLAAAGSAPPGRPTPPPPEGKLAFDDQRVGRGKEAKAGQRLAVHYVGKLTDGTEFDSSRKRDRPFEFVLGQGDVIRGWDQGLLGMKVGGKRKLTIPSSLGYGTRGSPPLIPPNATLVFDVELMDVLGAPK comes from the coding sequence ATGCAAATTTCCGTGCCGTCTTGCCTTCTCCTCGCTTCCCTGATCGGGTGCACGAGCCTCACGGCACCGCCGGCTCCGGAGGTCATCAACACCGATCCGGCTCAGGTGGCGGCCCCCGCGAAGGTCGCGCCGCCGGCGTCGGCGGCGCTCAATCCTGCCGCCGCGCAGCGCCTCGCCGCGGCTGGGTCTGCCCCGCCGGGCCGACCGACGCCGCCGCCGCCGGAGGGCAAGCTCGCCTTCGACGATCAACGCGTGGGCCGAGGCAAAGAGGCCAAGGCGGGGCAGCGGCTCGCCGTTCACTACGTCGGCAAGCTCACCGACGGCACCGAGTTCGACAGCTCCCGGAAGCGAGACCGGCCCTTCGAGTTCGTGCTCGGCCAAGGCGACGTGATTCGCGGTTGGGATCAGGGCCTCCTGGGCATGAAGGTGGGCGGCAAACGAAAGCTGACGATCCCGTCGAGCCTTGGCTACGGCACGCGAGGCAGCCCGCCTCTGATCCCGCCCAACGCGACGCTCGTCTTCGATGTCGAGCTCATGGACGTCTTGGGCGCGCCCAAATGA
- the ruvX gene encoding Holliday junction resolvase RuvX, which yields MPRVCALDLGASRVGVAVSDELGLLAHPRGVFDGKDQRKLLQAVKALADDEALDRILVGLPLHMSGREGEGAKRARMLAQAIANATGLEVELLDERLTTVEAKRSLRDSGVHGKKAKAHIDEASAVVMLQAWLDTRRP from the coding sequence ATCCCTCGTGTCTGTGCCCTCGACTTGGGAGCGAGCCGCGTCGGCGTGGCGGTCTCCGATGAGCTAGGCCTCCTGGCGCACCCACGCGGCGTTTTCGACGGCAAGGACCAGCGCAAGCTGCTTCAGGCGGTCAAGGCACTCGCCGACGACGAGGCTCTCGATCGCATTCTCGTAGGACTGCCGCTCCACATGAGCGGCCGCGAAGGGGAGGGCGCGAAGCGCGCGCGCATGCTCGCCCAAGCCATCGCCAACGCCACGGGGCTAGAGGTTGAGCTGCTCGACGAACGGCTCACGACGGTCGAGGCTAAGCGATCGCTCCGCGATTCGGGCGTTCACGGAAAGAAAGCCAAGGCGCACATCGACGAAGCGTCCGCCGTGGTGATGCTGCAGGCGTGGCTAGACACGAGGCGTCCATGA
- the mltG gene encoding endolytic transglycosylase MltG — translation MLALGALLTVSALLLFVVYPELRNPGVGRDVELELEGDEAAPALAARLHAAGTIRWPTVFSVYVRVRGVPRGSMATAGPHLVADDLTPRELLDRLARSGARTKVVIPEGFTTFDIGKRLHGARITARRAFLSATTDKALLDALRIDGASAEGYLFPATYEFPQNSGAADVIRRMKLEFDRRYAALEEKHGSGVNELQSSLNWGRKEIVTMASLVEKEAVMDDERPMIAAAFLNRLRDPKFQPKLLQCDPTAGYGCLLDPTIASCRTFTGKITPQLVADPANPYNTYKHPGLPPGPIANPGAKSLEAVMAPAVTRALYFVAKGGGRHTFSESYGDHHAAVKGKAPAPRDAGEAIDPRP, via the coding sequence CTGCTCGCCCTCGGGGCGCTTCTCACGGTCAGCGCGTTGCTTCTGTTCGTCGTCTACCCCGAGCTGCGAAACCCCGGCGTCGGACGCGACGTCGAATTGGAGCTCGAAGGCGACGAAGCGGCACCCGCGCTCGCCGCTCGCCTGCACGCGGCGGGCACGATCCGCTGGCCGACCGTGTTTTCGGTCTACGTGCGCGTGCGGGGAGTTCCTCGCGGTTCGATGGCGACGGCCGGCCCCCATCTCGTCGCCGACGACTTGACGCCGCGAGAGCTGCTCGATCGGCTGGCACGCAGCGGTGCGCGCACCAAGGTCGTCATCCCCGAAGGCTTCACCACCTTCGACATCGGCAAGCGCTTGCACGGTGCGCGCATCACCGCGCGGCGCGCATTCTTGAGCGCGACGACCGACAAAGCGCTCCTCGACGCGCTCCGCATCGATGGCGCGTCGGCCGAGGGCTACCTCTTCCCGGCGACCTACGAGTTTCCGCAAAACAGCGGCGCCGCCGACGTGATCCGCCGCATGAAGCTCGAGTTCGATCGGCGCTACGCCGCCCTCGAGGAGAAACACGGGTCCGGCGTCAACGAGCTCCAGAGCTCCCTCAACTGGGGACGCAAGGAGATCGTGACGATGGCCTCACTCGTCGAAAAGGAGGCCGTGATGGACGACGAGCGACCGATGATCGCGGCGGCGTTCCTGAACCGCCTGCGCGATCCCAAGTTCCAACCGAAGCTCCTCCAGTGCGATCCCACGGCGGGGTACGGATGCCTCCTCGACCCGACCATCGCCTCCTGCCGAACGTTCACCGGCAAGATCACGCCGCAGCTCGTCGCCGATCCCGCGAACCCCTACAACACGTACAAGCACCCGGGCCTTCCGCCGGGGCCCATCGCCAATCCGGGCGCCAAGTCTCTGGAAGCCGTGATGGCCCCGGCGGTGACGCGAGCGCTCTACTTCGTCGCGAAGGGCGGAGGTCGTCATACGTTCTCGGAGAGCTACGGAGATCACCACGCTGCGGTGAAGGGAAAGGCCCCCGCACCGAGAGACGCCGGCGAGGCGATCGACCCGCGCCCATAG
- a CDS encoding cysteine desulfurase produces the protein MTTSANGGSARVYLDWNATTPPSDEVLAAMQSAAKDAWGNPASVHGDGRRARARIEAAREATAALVGADARDVVLTSGGTEANNLALRSAFPEGSKGRLLTSRLEHPSIVRLAEALAAEGRAEVVWLRVLASGHVDVDDVRAALAIGPARLVAVQAVNHETGAVQPLEAIAALLPPETDLHVDAVQALGKVRFPAKVATTMSVAAHKMRGPKGIGALVTRPCAKLVPLLFGGAQERGLRPGTVDPVGAAGLEAAANSARASGPVRYARVAALRDELEGALVREGGQVNGSGERAPHVLNVSFSTWRGPELVAALDLEGVSVSSGSACSAGTAEPSPVIEAMLGRERARAAIRLSLGDATTAAEVARVIAIMRRVLARAA, from the coding sequence ATGACGACGTCGGCAAACGGGGGATCTGCGCGCGTCTACCTCGACTGGAACGCGACGACGCCACCGAGCGACGAGGTCCTTGCCGCCATGCAAAGCGCTGCCAAGGACGCGTGGGGCAACCCGGCCAGCGTCCACGGCGACGGCCGAAGGGCCCGCGCCCGCATCGAGGCCGCACGCGAGGCCACGGCGGCCCTCGTGGGCGCCGACGCGCGCGACGTCGTCCTGACCTCCGGCGGCACCGAGGCGAACAACCTGGCGCTCCGAAGCGCATTTCCCGAAGGCTCCAAGGGCCGCCTCCTCACGAGCCGACTCGAGCACCCGTCGATCGTCCGCCTCGCCGAGGCGCTCGCCGCGGAAGGACGAGCCGAGGTGGTCTGGCTACGCGTCCTCGCGAGCGGCCACGTCGATGTCGACGACGTCCGCGCCGCCCTCGCCATCGGCCCCGCGCGACTCGTGGCCGTGCAAGCGGTCAACCACGAGACCGGCGCCGTTCAGCCGCTCGAAGCCATCGCGGCGCTGCTGCCGCCGGAAACGGACCTCCATGTGGACGCGGTTCAGGCCCTAGGGAAGGTCCGCTTTCCGGCCAAGGTCGCGACCACGATGAGCGTGGCGGCCCATAAAATGCGCGGCCCCAAGGGCATCGGCGCGCTCGTCACGCGGCCATGCGCCAAGCTTGTCCCGCTGCTCTTTGGTGGCGCGCAGGAGCGCGGCCTTCGCCCCGGGACCGTCGACCCCGTCGGCGCCGCCGGCCTCGAAGCGGCCGCCAACTCGGCGCGAGCGAGCGGCCCCGTGCGCTACGCACGGGTGGCAGCCCTCCGCGACGAGCTCGAAGGGGCGCTCGTTCGAGAGGGCGGTCAGGTGAACGGTTCGGGCGAGCGCGCGCCTCACGTGCTGAACGTCTCCTTTTCGACGTGGCGCGGGCCCGAGCTGGTCGCCGCGCTCGACCTCGAGGGCGTGAGCGTGTCGAGCGGAAGCGCGTGCAGCGCCGGCACGGCTGAGCCGTCGCCGGTCATCGAGGCGATGCTGGGACGGGAGCGCGCCCGTGCGGCGATACGGCTGTCGCTCGGCGACGCCACCACAGCGGCGGAGGTCGCGCGCGTCATCGCGATCATGCGAAGGGTGCTGGCTCGCGCCGCGTGA
- a CDS encoding hybrid sensor histidine kinase/response regulator: MARVLHIEDDPRNRLLVRKLLSAEGHEIVDASDGLEGVRLALAQRPDLVLVDLNVPGLDGYEVTLRLKNEPSLRGVPIIAITAEGERETSFAVGCDGFLQKPIDARGFAKQVRQYLGGHREPMASTPDVAGERLRAQSGRIVAHLEEKVAELLGANERLKEMDRLRTEFYRNISHELATPLTPIVGYLRMMSDGDLGDISTPQRKALRAMDDCVRRLRSTLDNLVDVTALETGKMRFFHREYDFLDTVRRAIAQQADPIADKKLVLLEQLPRGPLPAYGDADRLSRAMGQIFDNAVKFSPDGGNLGVGLWEYETTYEVVVADSGPGVRPENSEAIFEPFLQLDGSVTRSHGGVGVGLAIARRFARGLGGDVRVESGATIQGHHLPGAAFALTVAKRAPMLVEGAT, encoded by the coding sequence GTGGCCCGCGTCCTCCACATCGAAGACGATCCTCGGAATCGGCTCCTCGTCCGAAAGCTCCTCTCGGCGGAGGGGCACGAGATCGTCGACGCGTCCGACGGCCTTGAGGGCGTGCGCCTCGCGCTGGCCCAGCGCCCCGACCTGGTGCTCGTGGATCTCAACGTGCCCGGACTCGACGGCTACGAGGTCACGCTTCGACTCAAGAACGAGCCCTCCTTGCGAGGCGTTCCGATCATTGCGATCACCGCCGAAGGTGAGCGCGAGACGAGCTTCGCCGTCGGTTGCGACGGCTTTTTGCAGAAGCCCATCGACGCGCGGGGCTTCGCCAAACAGGTGCGCCAATACTTGGGCGGCCACCGCGAGCCGATGGCGTCGACGCCCGACGTCGCCGGCGAACGCCTGCGCGCCCAGAGCGGCCGCATCGTGGCGCACCTCGAGGAGAAGGTCGCTGAGCTCTTGGGCGCCAACGAGCGACTGAAGGAGATGGATCGGCTCCGCACCGAGTTCTATCGCAACATCTCCCACGAGCTGGCCACGCCGCTCACGCCCATCGTGGGCTACCTCCGCATGATGAGCGACGGCGATCTCGGCGACATCTCGACGCCGCAACGCAAGGCCCTCCGCGCGATGGACGACTGCGTGAGGCGGCTGCGCTCGACGCTCGACAACCTCGTCGACGTGACGGCGCTCGAAACGGGGAAGATGCGCTTCTTCCACCGCGAGTACGACTTCCTCGACACGGTGCGGCGCGCCATCGCGCAGCAGGCCGACCCCATCGCCGACAAGAAGCTGGTGCTCCTCGAACAGCTGCCGCGCGGCCCCTTGCCGGCCTACGGCGACGCGGATCGGCTCAGTCGAGCCATGGGTCAGATCTTCGACAACGCCGTGAAGTTCAGCCCCGACGGCGGGAACCTCGGCGTCGGTCTTTGGGAGTACGAGACCACTTACGAGGTCGTGGTCGCCGACAGCGGTCCCGGCGTGCGGCCGGAGAACTCGGAGGCGATCTTCGAGCCGTTCCTCCAGCTCGACGGCTCGGTGACGCGCTCCCACGGCGGCGTTGGCGTTGGCTTGGCCATCGCGCGCCGCTTTGCCCGCGGCCTCGGTGGAGACGTGCGCGTCGAATCCGGTGCGACGATCCAGGGGCACCACCTGCCGGGCGCCGCCTTCGCGCTGACGGTCGCCAAGCGTGCACCGATGCTCGTCGAAGGCGCGACGTAA
- a CDS encoding glucokinase, producing MAEMLLAGDVGGTNARLSLLSRDGRKVLRRDALPSREYPSLEAAVRVFLGDDRVKAAAIGVAGPVLRGRCNATNLPWSIDERALSKRLGIPKVTLQNDLVVAAYGALEAPPRTVELLWGERRPRGTGGNVAILAAGTGLGEAALVWDGERHVSLATEGGHVDFAPRSELEARLLLFLRKRLGKRVSYERVLSGPGIGHLYDFFHGAEGARETAPNLTKLAKATDRNAAITELALSKKSRPGARAIDLSCPSLAPRREISRSRPSPPAASSSLETSPDTCSLSLGRSASWKRSSTRGEWNRCCVASLSPS from the coding sequence ATGGCCGAGATGCTCCTTGCTGGCGACGTCGGAGGAACCAACGCACGACTTTCGCTTCTCTCGCGCGATGGCCGCAAGGTCCTCCGCCGTGACGCGCTGCCCAGCCGCGAATACCCAAGCCTCGAAGCCGCCGTGCGAGTGTTCCTCGGCGACGACCGGGTCAAGGCCGCCGCGATCGGCGTCGCGGGCCCGGTGCTACGGGGGCGATGCAACGCCACGAACCTCCCCTGGAGCATCGACGAACGCGCCCTCTCCAAGCGACTCGGCATTCCCAAGGTGACCCTCCAGAACGATTTGGTCGTCGCCGCCTATGGGGCCCTCGAGGCGCCCCCGCGAACGGTCGAGCTCTTGTGGGGCGAACGGAGGCCGCGAGGAACCGGTGGCAACGTCGCCATTTTGGCTGCCGGGACCGGCCTCGGAGAGGCCGCGCTCGTCTGGGACGGAGAGCGTCACGTGTCGCTGGCGACGGAAGGCGGTCACGTGGACTTCGCGCCGCGCTCGGAGCTGGAGGCGCGGCTCTTGCTCTTTCTGAGGAAGCGCCTTGGCAAGCGCGTGAGCTACGAGCGCGTCCTCTCGGGCCCTGGCATCGGACACCTCTACGACTTTTTTCACGGCGCCGAGGGCGCCCGTGAAACGGCTCCCAACCTGACCAAGCTGGCAAAAGCGACGGACCGAAACGCCGCGATCACGGAGCTTGCGCTGTCGAAGAAGAGCCGTCCGGGTGCCCGCGCCATCGACCTTTCATGTCCCTCCTTGGCGCCGAGGCGGGAAATCTCGCGCTCAAGACCCTCCCCACCGGCGGCCTCTTCATCGCTGGAAACATCGCCGGACACCTGTTCCCTAAGCTTGGGGCGAAGCGCTTCTTGGAAGCGTTCTTCGACAAGGGGCGAATGGAACCGTTGCTGCGTCGCGTCCCTGTCGCCCTCGTGA